From a single Streptomyces rubradiris genomic region:
- a CDS encoding nitroreductase family deazaflavin-dependent oxidoreductase, with protein MARATGPEPRATGPEPLAQRERPLGLRLVQQVSSTRLFAKAAPRVIPALDRAVHRLTGGRVLLSARMLPGVILTSTGARSGLPRRTPLACVPEADGGWLLIGSNFGRPAHPAWTRNLLTHPDATVNWRGRDIPVTARLLTGAERMAAWQAALALWPPYAVYQSRVEREIRLFRLTPRVPGAAVEARER; from the coding sequence ATGGCCCGCGCCACCGGCCCCGAGCCCCGCGCCACCGGCCCCGAGCCACTCGCCCAGCGTGAACGACCCCTCGGTCTCCGCCTCGTCCAGCAGGTGTCCTCCACCCGGCTCTTCGCCAAGGCGGCCCCCCGGGTGATCCCCGCCCTCGACCGGGCCGTGCACCGGCTCACCGGGGGCCGGGTGCTGCTCAGTGCGCGGATGCTGCCGGGGGTGATCCTCACCTCCACCGGTGCGCGCAGCGGACTGCCCCGCCGCACCCCGCTGGCCTGCGTACCGGAGGCGGACGGCGGCTGGCTGCTGATCGGCTCCAACTTCGGCCGCCCCGCCCACCCCGCCTGGACCCGCAACCTCCTCACCCACCCCGACGCGACGGTCAACTGGCGGGGCCGGGACATCCCGGTCACGGCCCGCCTCCTCACCGGAGCGGAACGCATGGCGGCCTGGCAGGCGGCCCTCGCCCTCTGGCCGCCGTACGCGGTGTACCAGTCCCGGGTGGAGCGGGAGATCCGCCTCTTCCGGCTGACCCCGCGTGTGCCGGGAGCGGCCGTCGAGGCACGGGAACGCTAG